In one Sporomusa sphaeroides DSM 2875 genomic region, the following are encoded:
- a CDS encoding ATP-binding protein, which produces MFARNLRNRLVMLFLLIVLFTLTALGSYILWFFYQHNIASLNAAMLSQGKIIEELIYRDMSGPIQKAQIDEKIKELTSRIDLRVTIIDAGGTVIADSEQNPALLENHGDRPEVAAALSGGNSYNIRTSATQEKSLLYVSTPIFYQNEITGVVRVAMPLDHIDAGYRKILSVLLAAALLTSAVAIIFSLAFAYRYTRPLEQIIHTANTIAGGDLSKRVFIKTGDELEILAHSINNLTSSLEDKVNDMIAQNHKLELILQNMGDAVILLDRFGKVTTANKTAMVIFGITDQMLGQHNIQVIGNSLLNKAIQTTLQENQSRIIDLKTNIHAKKRVFQVFLAPITGSENDIGGVLSVFHDITTLQEIHDRQADFVTNASHELATPLTAIKGFAETLLDGALEQPELSEKFIRIIHDEADRMHRLINDLLKLARLSAQEYREQIHLEAVAILPVLTAAKQDLSPRWQQKNQTVILKCKQEGLTALAHPDWLKQVIVNLLENSIKYTPEAGKIQLTCWQTDSQIKIAVQDSGIGIPAKDLPLIFDRFYRVDKARTRTAGGTGLGLAIAKFIVEMLGGHIAVESKVDVGTIFTISLPLSENRP; this is translated from the coding sequence ATGTTTGCCCGCAATCTCCGCAATCGTCTGGTTATGCTGTTTTTACTGATTGTTCTCTTTACATTGACGGCGCTTGGCAGCTACATCCTATGGTTTTTCTATCAGCACAACATTGCCAGTCTTAATGCCGCCATGCTCAGCCAGGGAAAAATTATTGAAGAACTCATTTACCGTGATATGTCCGGTCCCATCCAAAAAGCCCAGATCGATGAAAAGATAAAAGAGCTGACTTCCCGGATTGACTTAAGGGTTACTATTATTGACGCTGGCGGCACTGTCATAGCCGATTCTGAACAGAATCCCGCACTCCTGGAAAACCACGGCGACCGCCCCGAAGTAGCCGCAGCTCTGTCCGGCGGCAACAGCTATAACATCCGGACAAGCGCTACGCAGGAGAAGTCTCTGCTCTATGTTTCCACTCCGATTTTTTACCAAAACGAAATTACCGGTGTGGTACGGGTAGCTATGCCGCTTGACCATATTGATGCCGGCTACCGGAAAATATTATCTGTCCTCCTGGCCGCCGCCCTCTTAACCTCAGCTGTCGCCATAATTTTCAGTTTGGCCTTTGCCTATCGGTATACCCGCCCGCTGGAACAAATCATCCATACAGCCAACACTATTGCCGGCGGCGATTTGAGTAAACGGGTGTTCATAAAAACAGGCGATGAACTGGAGATACTGGCCCATAGTATTAACAATCTCACCTCCAGCCTGGAGGACAAGGTCAACGATATGATTGCCCAAAATCACAAACTGGAGCTGATTCTCCAAAACATGGGGGATGCAGTTATCTTGCTTGACAGGTTTGGCAAGGTCACTACTGCCAACAAAACAGCCATGGTTATCTTTGGGATAACCGACCAAATGCTGGGGCAGCACAATATTCAGGTTATCGGCAATAGTCTGCTCAATAAAGCAATCCAGACTACGCTGCAAGAAAATCAAAGCAGGATTATCGACTTAAAAACCAATATTCATGCTAAAAAGCGGGTATTCCAGGTCTTCCTGGCCCCCATTACCGGCAGCGAAAATGATATTGGCGGCGTATTATCTGTGTTTCATGACATAACCACCCTCCAGGAAATTCATGACCGCCAGGCCGATTTTGTTACCAACGCCTCCCACGAACTGGCCACACCGCTCACTGCCATCAAAGGCTTTGCCGAAACACTGTTAGACGGCGCACTGGAACAGCCTGAACTGAGCGAAAAATTTATCCGGATCATCCATGACGAAGCCGACCGGATGCACCGTCTGATTAATGATTTGCTCAAACTGGCCCGGCTGAGTGCCCAGGAATACCGCGAACAAATCCATTTAGAAGCTGTAGCCATCCTGCCGGTACTGACGGCGGCCAAACAAGATCTGTCTCCCCGGTGGCAGCAAAAAAATCAAACCGTTATCTTAAAATGCAAACAGGAGGGGCTTACTGCCCTGGCTCATCCCGACTGGCTGAAGCAGGTGATTGTTAACTTGCTGGAAAACAGTATTAAGTATACCCCGGAAGCCGGCAAAATACAGCTCACCTGCTGGCAGACAGACAGTCAGATCAAAATTGCTGTCCAGGACTCCGGCATCGGCATTCCGGCTAAAGACCTGCCGCTCATTTTTGACCGGTTCTACCGGGTAGACAAAGCGCGCACCCGTACCGCCGGCGGCACCGGTCTCGGGCTGGCCATCGCTAAGTTTATTGTGGAAATGTTGGGCGGACACATTGCGGTGGAAAGTAAGGTGGATGTGGGGACCATATTCACCATCTCCCTGCCCCTAAGCGAAAACCGTCCATAG
- the phoU gene encoding phosphate signaling complex protein PhoU, producing MTIRHNYDQELEQLRQSLLTMGMAVARAIDDAVNSLARQDAELAGRVMDYDDEIDQMEIDIEDKCMVLIARQQPIARDLRIIGTGLKITTDLERMGDHAYDIAKIALDMANQPLIKPLVDIPRMAQMSQKMLKDALDAYITLDITLAEQVCLNDDEVDNIYHQVFRELLTYMMEDPKTITQATQLIFVARYLERVADHATNIAEWTIYLVTGQRRRKK from the coding sequence ATGACAATAAGGCATAATTATGATCAGGAACTGGAACAGCTGCGCCAGAGCCTGTTAACTATGGGCATGGCGGTTGCGAGGGCTATTGATGATGCAGTGAATTCGCTGGCCCGGCAGGATGCTGAATTGGCTGGACGGGTTATGGATTATGATGACGAAATTGACCAAATGGAAATAGACATTGAAGACAAATGCATGGTCTTAATTGCCAGACAGCAGCCTATTGCCCGTGATCTCAGGATTATCGGCACAGGACTTAAAATCACCACCGATTTGGAGCGTATGGGCGATCACGCCTATGATATTGCTAAAATAGCTCTGGATATGGCTAACCAGCCGTTGATCAAGCCGCTGGTGGATATTCCCCGCATGGCGCAGATGTCGCAAAAAATGCTGAAAGATGCGCTGGATGCGTATATAACCTTGGACATTACCCTGGCAGAGCAAGTGTGCTTGAACGATGATGAGGTTGATAACATCTACCATCAGGTATTCAGGGAACTGTTGACCTATATGATGGAAGATCCCAAGACCATTACCCAGGCCACTCAGCTTATTTTTGTCGCCAGATACCTGGAGCGGGTGGCCGACCACGCCACCAATATTGCCGAGTGGACCATCTATCTGGTAACAGGCCAGCGCCGGAGAAAAAAATAG
- a CDS encoding tyrosine-type recombinase/integrase, whose translation MAKERRENGAGTKPKQLANGKWWKKISYTDNYGNKGRKNIYGNSEAECKANEKTFLKDIADGIKATTDIKTLGQWLTKWLVVYKKPPISEITTYAAYEHQINQHIIPELGNTQLKKLQRVHIQEFFNKKGEKLSPSTLKLIKAVLNDALNMAMVDGYITKNPLVKIALPAAAAKKIKPLVKDEIVKLLKAAEGSPFYTIIYLAIHTGARKGELAALKWDNVDFKSKRIHIQHSVKHDRANRKYIIGSTKTDCSRFIPIHDTVIAELKRHKAKQAAAQLELGDVYEKNNLVFAKPAGEILSLTVLASKFNDIVKESGIERRTFHDLRHTFASICISRKENIKALAEYLGHSDVGITYNTYGHLMPGDKENIANAITAYLAGE comes from the coding sequence ATGGCAAAGGAGCGCAGGGAAAACGGCGCAGGCACTAAACCCAAGCAGCTCGCCAACGGCAAGTGGTGGAAAAAGATCAGTTATACAGATAACTATGGTAATAAGGGCAGAAAAAATATTTATGGCAATTCAGAAGCGGAATGCAAGGCGAATGAAAAAACCTTTTTAAAAGATATTGCAGACGGTATTAAGGCAACGACAGATATAAAGACGCTAGGCCAGTGGCTCACTAAATGGCTGGTCGTATACAAGAAGCCGCCTATATCAGAAATTACAACCTATGCAGCGTATGAACACCAGATTAATCAGCATATTATTCCTGAGCTTGGTAATACCCAGCTTAAGAAACTCCAAAGAGTACACATACAGGAGTTTTTTAATAAAAAGGGTGAAAAGCTATCGCCAAGTACGCTCAAATTAATAAAAGCCGTGTTAAATGATGCATTAAACATGGCCATGGTTGACGGTTATATAACCAAAAACCCTTTGGTCAAAATAGCGCTACCGGCGGCGGCAGCAAAAAAGATTAAGCCTTTGGTTAAAGATGAAATTGTTAAGCTATTAAAAGCTGCTGAAGGTAGTCCCTTTTATACGATAATTTATTTAGCTATTCATACCGGGGCAAGAAAAGGAGAATTGGCAGCGCTTAAATGGGACAATGTGGATTTTAAGTCTAAAAGGATTCATATTCAGCATAGTGTTAAGCATGACCGGGCAAATAGAAAGTATATCATAGGGAGTACGAAAACTGACTGCTCCAGGTTTATTCCCATACATGACACTGTCATTGCGGAGTTAAAGAGGCATAAAGCCAAGCAGGCAGCCGCGCAATTAGAATTAGGGGACGTATACGAGAAGAATAATCTGGTGTTTGCTAAGCCAGCAGGGGAAATTTTATCATTAACAGTTCTGGCTTCAAAATTTAATGATATTGTTAAGGAGTCGGGAATTGAGCGCCGGACATTTCATGATCTGAGGCATACTTTTGCCAGTATATGCATATCCCGGAAAGAGAACATAAAAGCACTGGCTGAATACCTCGGCCATTCGGATGTAGGCATTACATATAACACATATGGCCACTTGATGCCCGGAGATAAAGAGAACATTGCCAATGCAATAACGGCTTATTTAGCAGGCGAATAG
- the pstC gene encoding phosphate ABC transporter permease subunit PstC produces the protein MAATASNRDHQLKLMYDKYVRYLFIASAFLMTIIIISIIVFVGQQGLMTFKEVSPMEFFFSAKWDPTENQYGALSFIAGSVYVTVLAVLLGAPLGLAGAIFMAKIAPDWLREIMRPATDLYVAIPSVVYGYVGLTVLVPFIREFFQVNTGFGLFAAALILSIMILPTIISISEDAIRAVPKTLEEASLALGATRWQTITKVLLPSALPGILTAVILAMARAIGETMAVQMVIGNTPQLAKSLFTPTSTLPSEIVVEMGNTPFGSAWGNSLFLMALVLLILSIVMILIIRQIAARRVV, from the coding sequence ATGGCTGCAACCGCCAGCAATCGGGACCACCAACTCAAACTTATGTATGACAAATATGTGCGCTATTTGTTTATCGCCAGTGCGTTTCTTATGACGATAATTATTATATCTATTATTGTGTTTGTAGGTCAGCAAGGCTTGATGACTTTTAAGGAAGTCAGCCCCATGGAATTTTTCTTTTCTGCCAAATGGGATCCGACCGAAAACCAATATGGTGCTTTGAGCTTTATCGCCGGCTCAGTGTATGTCACCGTGCTGGCCGTGCTATTGGGGGCGCCGCTGGGATTGGCCGGAGCCATTTTTATGGCCAAAATCGCGCCTGACTGGCTGAGGGAAATCATGCGGCCAGCCACTGATTTGTATGTGGCCATTCCGTCAGTTGTTTACGGTTATGTCGGGTTGACAGTCCTGGTTCCCTTTATTCGTGAGTTTTTTCAGGTAAATACAGGGTTTGGCTTGTTTGCAGCCGCTCTTATTCTTTCCATAATGATTCTGCCTACCATTATCAGCATTTCCGAAGACGCCATCCGGGCAGTGCCTAAGACGCTGGAAGAAGCGTCGTTAGCGTTGGGAGCCACCCGCTGGCAAACCATTACGAAGGTGCTGCTGCCGTCCGCATTGCCGGGGATTTTGACTGCTGTTATTTTAGCCATGGCCAGAGCCATTGGCGAGACCATGGCAGTACAGATGGTCATCGGCAATACACCGCAATTGGCTAAGTCGCTATTTACGCCAACGTCGACGCTGCCCAGCGAAATTGTGGTGGAAATGGGGAATACACCCTTTGGTTCGGCCTGGGGCAATTCGTTGTTCTTAATGGCGCTGGTGCTGCTGATCCTTTCGATTGTTATGATCTTGATTATTAGACAGATTGCGGCCAGGAGGGTGGTATAA
- the pstB gene encoding phosphate ABC transporter ATP-binding protein PstB, with amino-acid sequence MTYKIQVNKLKLYYGEVLALKKISIAIAKNSVLALIGPSGCGKSTFLKTLNRMNDLIEGVKIEGEVLLDGENIYHPKVDTVMLRKRVGMVFQRPNPFPMSIYDNIAYGPRIHGQTSRTVLDEIVEKSLTGSALWDEVKDRLHTSAMGLSGGQQQRLCIARLLAVEPEVLLMDEPCSALDPISTMKIEELVTALKTSYTIVMVTHNMQQAARVSDYTGFFLNGDLVEYDRTDTIFTRPQDKRTEDYITGRFG; translated from the coding sequence ATGACATATAAAATCCAGGTGAATAAACTCAAGCTATACTATGGAGAGGTCCTGGCCCTTAAAAAAATTTCTATTGCTATTGCAAAAAACAGTGTGCTGGCTCTTATCGGCCCGTCAGGCTGCGGCAAATCCACTTTTCTCAAAACTCTCAACCGGATGAATGATTTGATTGAGGGTGTGAAAATCGAGGGCGAAGTACTGCTTGACGGCGAGAATATATATCATCCCAAAGTGGATACCGTTATGCTGAGAAAACGGGTCGGGATGGTGTTTCAGCGTCCCAATCCGTTTCCTATGTCTATTTACGATAATATTGCCTATGGCCCGCGCATTCACGGACAAACCAGCCGGACTGTGCTTGATGAGATTGTGGAAAAGAGCCTTACAGGTTCGGCGCTATGGGACGAAGTCAAAGACCGTCTGCATACATCGGCTATGGGTTTGTCCGGCGGTCAGCAGCAACGGCTGTGCATTGCCAGGTTACTGGCCGTAGAACCGGAAGTACTGTTGATGGACGAGCCCTGTTCGGCGCTTGACCCCATTTCCACCATGAAGATCGAAGAATTGGTTACTGCGCTTAAAACAAGCTATACCATTGTTATGGTTACCCACAATATGCAGCAGGCAGCCCGGGTCTCTGATTATACCGGTTTTTTCCTGAATGGTGATTTGGTGGAATATGATCGAACCGATACCATCTTTACCCGTCCGCAGGATAAGCGAACCGAAGATTATATTACCGGGCGCTTTGGCTAA
- a CDS encoding CYTH and CHAD domain-containing protein has translation MSNIEAELKLRLADPSCQSSLLTAPLLRELATQLPCKQTLATTYYDTADRRLLKSRLSYRLRSAAGEWTATVKADGTSDGGLHQRFEYNVPVKSPQPSIEPFLLTDIGDRLAEAAGDRPLEPVFSTCFERSTMEIITPDGSNIELALDAGNILAGDKQQEILELELELQAGQPQALIWLGTALATQFPLLPEQDSKLYRATVLAGLADSLAQDIPLPSPLTKASAVLPAPRALSEIMIHTIHKTISAQQAYLANPDDREVLHNFRMVLCKLHSLLQFAEPLMPPEEYTDWQNKLSTWNRKLGRLRDLDEFSLTWDQLTGYMLRVIPNYSGKPVLTEIIAAKRKDAKNNFHTAVATGELTPVLLGLWSFLLNWAASGNNQVLCKRFVYLRFGHWLTSLLQQGNELDLSDLAAIHELRIDGRRLRYTLEALAPVLPDSSRLLVRRLEQLQDILGEIRDVAFTPPLLQELVKASSSRLSHRDAGLITGWQLAKSAAAQPQWDKTWAKLNKAVTKQKKLKPLADGSDEAARQSN, from the coding sequence ATGTCAAACATAGAAGCAGAACTTAAATTGCGCCTGGCTGATCCATCCTGCCAGAGCAGCCTGTTAACCGCGCCTTTGCTCAGGGAGCTGGCAACACAGCTGCCCTGTAAACAAACACTGGCAACTACCTATTACGATACCGCCGACCGGCGCTTACTCAAATCGCGCCTGTCGTACCGCCTGCGTTCGGCTGCCGGGGAATGGACAGCCACCGTCAAAGCCGATGGCACCAGTGACGGAGGGCTTCACCAGCGCTTTGAGTATAATGTGCCGGTAAAAAGCCCGCAGCCCAGCATTGAGCCCTTTCTCCTCACAGATATCGGCGACCGCCTGGCTGAAGCTGCAGGCGATAGGCCTTTAGAGCCGGTATTTAGCACCTGCTTTGAGCGCAGTACAATGGAAATTATTACTCCGGATGGCAGCAACATCGAGTTGGCGCTTGATGCCGGCAATATTCTGGCCGGTGATAAACAACAAGAGATTTTAGAGCTTGAGCTGGAATTACAAGCCGGACAACCGCAAGCTCTCATTTGGCTGGGAACGGCTTTAGCCACACAGTTTCCGCTATTGCCCGAACAGGATAGCAAACTGTACCGGGCAACCGTATTAGCCGGACTGGCAGACAGTCTTGCCCAGGATATCCCCCTGCCTTCCCCGCTGACAAAAGCCAGTGCTGTCCTGCCTGCACCTCGGGCGCTCAGCGAAATCATGATCCATACCATCCACAAGACAATCAGCGCCCAACAGGCTTATCTGGCCAATCCTGACGATAGAGAAGTACTGCATAACTTCCGCATGGTATTGTGCAAACTCCACTCGCTCTTACAATTTGCTGAACCGCTAATGCCGCCTGAAGAGTACACCGACTGGCAGAACAAGCTAAGCACTTGGAATCGCAAGCTTGGCCGCCTCCGCGACCTGGATGAGTTTAGCCTGACTTGGGACCAGTTGACAGGTTATATGCTCCGGGTAATCCCTAACTATTCAGGCAAGCCGGTACTGACAGAAATCATTGCGGCTAAACGCAAGGACGCAAAAAACAACTTCCATACTGCGGTTGCCACAGGTGAACTTACACCGGTACTATTAGGCTTATGGTCATTTCTGCTAAACTGGGCCGCCTCCGGCAACAATCAGGTATTATGCAAGAGATTTGTTTATCTTCGTTTCGGCCATTGGCTTACATCCCTCTTACAACAGGGCAATGAGCTTGATCTCAGCGATTTAGCTGCCATCCATGAACTCCGGATTGACGGCAGACGTCTCCGCTATACGCTTGAGGCTCTGGCCCCTGTGCTGCCGGACAGTTCGCGATTACTTGTCAGACGTTTGGAGCAGCTCCAGGACATATTAGGCGAGATCAGGGATGTTGCTTTCACTCCGCCGTTATTACAGGAACTGGTCAAGGCTTCGTCCAGCCGCCTTTCCCACCGTGACGCGGGTCTGATTACAGGCTGGCAGCTCGCAAAGTCAGCCGCCGCCCAACCACAATGGGACAAAACGTGGGCCAAGCTGAATAAAGCCGTCACCAAGCAAAAAAAGCTAAAACCGTTGGCAGATGGTTCGGATGAAGCTGCCCGGCAGTCTAATTAA
- a CDS encoding phosphate ABC transporter substrate-binding protein, with product MKLSKKLLAGALAMMLGVSLVAGCGGQKETPKNAPAQGELSGTVTASGSTALLPLLKPAQEEFQNKNPKVTVNIAGGGSFTGQNQVAAGSVTIGNSDVPLQDSLKDKGLVETKLVGIPFVFITNTDVSVDNLTQQQYVDIFTGKVSNWKEVGGKDQKITIIHRAKSSGSRGAIAEIVLKGAAFTDNAVIQDSNGAVRAAIASTPGAIGYVDAAYADQSVKTLAYNGVKFSINDVIDGKYPVYTFGRMFTKGEPTGAVKAFIDYATSPEFQNVYAEKNGFVPVTKMKK from the coding sequence ATGAAACTGTCGAAAAAACTGTTAGCAGGCGCATTGGCTATGATGTTGGGCGTAAGTTTAGTGGCCGGCTGTGGCGGTCAGAAAGAAACACCGAAAAATGCTCCGGCACAAGGAGAATTGTCGGGTACTGTTACTGCGTCAGGCTCGACGGCGCTGCTACCGTTATTAAAACCGGCTCAGGAAGAGTTCCAGAACAAAAATCCTAAGGTTACCGTGAATATTGCCGGCGGTGGTTCTTTTACCGGGCAAAATCAGGTAGCGGCAGGTTCTGTTACTATCGGCAACTCTGATGTGCCCTTGCAGGACAGCTTAAAAGATAAAGGCCTTGTTGAAACCAAACTGGTAGGTATCCCCTTTGTCTTCATTACTAATACCGATGTAAGTGTGGATAATTTGACCCAGCAGCAATATGTGGATATCTTTACCGGTAAAGTGTCCAACTGGAAAGAGGTAGGTGGTAAGGACCAGAAAATCACCATTATCCACCGGGCCAAATCCTCCGGTTCCCGCGGTGCCATTGCTGAAATCGTACTGAAAGGCGCTGCTTTTACCGACAATGCAGTCATTCAGGATTCTAACGGCGCAGTCCGTGCAGCCATTGCCAGCACTCCGGGCGCTATCGGTTATGTGGATGCCGCTTATGCTGACCAATCGGTAAAAACACTGGCGTACAATGGCGTAAAATTTAGTATCAATGATGTAATTGACGGTAAATATCCGGTATATACCTTTGGCCGCATGTTTACCAAAGGCGAGCCCACAGGTGCGGTAAAAGCCTTTATTGATTATGCAACAAGTCCGGAGTTTCAAAATGTCTATGCTGAGAAAAACGGCTTTGTTCCTGTCACTAAGATGAAGAAATAA
- a CDS encoding phage protein, with translation MGEFLYGRKYRVLVANKENTALDVSNLRCTFNIEKSVSPNANIAEVVIYNLSAGAEKELINEGCRLIVEAGYDANYGKIFDGDIVQTLREREDGVNYCLTIIALDGDAYLNLSFVKMTFNAGLTQRQIIEQLATKATIPTEIGRISPELSTQKLPRGKVVFGSPKKYLNEIARGNAARFWVDEGLVHIVKATDIAPGEALVLTPETGLIGTPQQTEHGVHITCLLNPAIRLKTMIKIDNSIIHQFKVAYGQMETPLDNDGQYQVYSLQHVGDTRGDEWFTKIIGISRYGAKTLPTMMENKQQNPN, from the coding sequence ATGGGAGAATTTTTATACGGGCGTAAATACCGTGTGTTAGTTGCTAATAAAGAGAATACGGCTCTAGATGTGTCTAATTTACGTTGTACGTTTAACATTGAGAAGTCAGTATCACCAAACGCTAATATTGCTGAAGTAGTAATTTATAATCTTTCAGCAGGTGCTGAAAAGGAGCTTATCAATGAAGGCTGCCGGCTAATTGTTGAAGCTGGTTATGATGCGAACTATGGAAAAATATTCGATGGTGATATCGTTCAAACGTTGCGAGAACGTGAGGATGGAGTTAATTACTGCTTAACTATAATAGCTTTGGACGGCGACGCTTATTTAAATCTTAGCTTTGTAAAAATGACTTTTAATGCAGGTTTAACTCAACGGCAAATAATAGAGCAATTGGCAACAAAGGCCACAATACCTACTGAGATTGGCCGTATATCGCCGGAATTGTCGACTCAGAAGTTACCCCGTGGCAAAGTAGTTTTTGGGAGTCCTAAAAAATATCTAAATGAAATTGCACGAGGTAATGCCGCACGTTTTTGGGTAGACGAAGGTCTTGTACATATTGTCAAGGCAACCGATATTGCACCAGGCGAGGCATTAGTGCTAACACCGGAAACAGGGTTAATCGGTACGCCGCAGCAGACGGAGCATGGAGTGCATATTACATGCTTACTTAATCCAGCGATTAGACTTAAGACAATGATCAAAATTGATAACTCCATTATTCACCAATTTAAAGTGGCTTATGGGCAGATGGAAACGCCGCTCGATAATGATGGACAGTATCAGGTGTATAGCTTGCAGCATGTAGGCGATACCCGGGGTGATGAATGGTTCACTAAAATTATAGGGATCAGCCGTTATGGGGCGAAAACTCTCCCCACAATGATGGAAAACAAGCAGCAAAACCCTAATTAG
- the pstA gene encoding phosphate ABC transporter permease PstA translates to MSAKSQDKAATAIMWLAGIIILGILIVFLGYMLYKGLPVLTWDFITGKPSDIHAGGGVGPQLFNSFYILGLCMLFSIPVAVGAGIYLAEYAANTRLTDMIRLSTESLATVPSIVLGLFGMIIFVNMLGMGFSIIGGALTLMLLNLPILVRVTEESVRTVPAHYREASLALGATKWQTIWRVVLPNALPGIITGITLSAGRTLGETAILIFTAGTTVSRILPDFNVMAAGETLAVHMWYVMAVGLVPDRVAIADGTGALLIITILIFNLMFTLPSKYIQRKANGGGH, encoded by the coding sequence ATGTCGGCAAAAAGTCAGGATAAAGCAGCCACCGCTATTATGTGGCTGGCAGGGATTATTATTTTAGGCATACTTATTGTCTTTTTAGGATATATGCTGTATAAAGGACTGCCGGTGCTAACATGGGATTTTATTACCGGCAAGCCCAGTGATATTCATGCCGGCGGTGGTGTGGGGCCGCAGCTTTTCAACTCCTTCTATATCCTGGGACTTTGTATGTTATTTTCTATTCCGGTAGCTGTTGGCGCCGGCATTTATTTAGCCGAGTATGCAGCCAACACCCGTTTGACAGATATGATTAGATTAAGTACCGAAAGTTTGGCCACCGTGCCTTCGATTGTTCTTGGCTTGTTTGGCATGATTATCTTTGTCAATATGCTGGGAATGGGGTTTAGTATTATCGGCGGTGCACTTACCCTGATGCTGCTCAACCTGCCGATACTGGTGCGGGTAACCGAGGAATCCGTCCGGACAGTGCCTGCCCATTACCGGGAGGCCAGCCTGGCATTGGGAGCTACCAAATGGCAGACCATCTGGCGGGTAGTACTGCCGAACGCCCTGCCTGGCATCATTACCGGCATTACGCTTTCCGCCGGCCGGACGTTAGGCGAAACGGCCATTCTGATATTTACTGCCGGTACCACTGTATCCCGTATACTGCCTGATTTTAATGTCATGGCCGCCGGGGAAACCCTGGCGGTGCATATGTGGTACGTTATGGCGGTGGGCCTGGTCCCCGACCGGGTAGCTATTGCCGACGGCACCGGTGCATTATTGATTATTACCATTCTTATCTTTAACCTCATGTTCACTTTGCCCAGTAAGTATATCCAACGCAAAGCCAACGGCGGCGGTCATTAA
- a CDS encoding DUF4870 domain-containing protein, with the protein MNITGEQKMLAILAHLAYLLGGLGFIVAPLIIFLLKKDDPFVYEHAKQALIAHLAILVLSIITSLLCMIVIGVLLLPVIALLWLLLLVTSVIAAVKAINGEYYEYPLIQKLVQKL; encoded by the coding sequence ATGAATATTACGGGAGAACAAAAAATGCTCGCCATACTTGCCCACCTGGCCTATTTACTGGGAGGGCTGGGATTCATTGTGGCGCCGCTGATCATTTTCCTGCTCAAAAAAGATGACCCGTTTGTCTACGAACACGCCAAACAGGCCTTAATAGCTCACCTCGCCATTTTGGTACTTTCTATAATCACCAGTTTGTTATGCATGATAGTAATTGGTGTCTTGCTGCTGCCGGTAATAGCACTGCTTTGGCTGCTGCTGCTGGTAACCTCAGTTATTGCGGCAGTAAAAGCCATCAACGGCGAATATTACGAGTATCCTTTAATCCAGAAGCTTGTGCAAAAATTATAA
- a CDS encoding helix-turn-helix domain-containing protein has translation MITCNIRRLMADNRIDDISDLMKRSNVSRNSINKLYRESDIETTKLETLFKLCDTFKCKLSDLIEYIPEEDDFLK, from the coding sequence ATGATTACTTGTAATATACGGCGGTTAATGGCCGATAACAGGATTGATGATATTTCTGATCTTATGAAACGTTCTAATGTCAGCCGTAACTCTATCAACAAATTATATCGGGAGAGTGATATAGAAACTACGAAACTCGAGACCCTGTTTAAACTCTGTGATACTTTTAAATGCAAATTATCTGATCTCATTGAATACATACCCGAAGAAGATGATTTTTTAAAGTAG
- a CDS encoding helix-turn-helix domain-containing protein, which yields MPKPETEPSKDEILTVYEAAKFLKISRWKIYDMVRKKQIPFKAVGIQKRFVKSQLIEWLQGKAVRLD from the coding sequence GTGCCTAAACCAGAAACTGAACCATCTAAAGATGAGATATTAACAGTCTACGAGGCTGCCAAGTTTCTAAAAATATCGCGTTGGAAAATTTATGATATGGTTCGTAAAAAGCAAATCCCATTTAAAGCAGTTGGAATTCAAAAACGGTTTGTAAAGAGTCAATTAATTGAGTGGCTCCAGGGTAAAGCGGTTCGGCTCGATTGA